CAGGGGCGATTTCATCTGAGATAGAAAACTATCAGCGAATGAATTCAACTTGGGAAGAATTTCTAGATAAAATGAAAAGTAATCAGTCTTACGAAGAATCTTTTAGAAATATCTACGGACAGAAAATTACAAAAGAGTTAGTTTTGCACGTGTTAGAAGGATTTCTTATGTCTCTAGATCTGGGGAGGTCTAAGTTTGATGAGCACCTAATTGATAAGGTTAAGCTAAGTAAAGAAGAGCTCAATGGACTAAGTAGATTTAAAGAGTTGGGATGTATCCACTGTCACAATGGAGTTAATCTTGGTGCGAATAATTTTTCTTCGAGAGGTGTATTTATGGAATATCTGGACTCTCGCTCTAAGGTTATAAAAAACCATGAATACGGACGTTATAATGCCACCAGAAAGGAAGAGGATAAGTACCTCTTTAAAGTTCCGTCACTACGTAATATTGAATATACATCTCCTTATTTCTACTTTGGAAATATTGATAGTCTTTATGAAGCTATAGCCCTCAAGATAAAGGCGCATAATGGAATAGAACCATCAGACAAAGATATAAATGCCATTATAATTTTCTTAAGAACTCTAAGTTCAAAGAAGAAGGTAGATCATGAAAAGTAAATATAAGAAAATACTATTACTTATTTCGATTTTCTTTGTCATAGGAAATATTTTCGTTTTTAGACTTAAGGCCAGTGATCATAATTCGGATCGACTTAATTTCTTAGCAAATGAGTCTCGCTTGAGTATATCTAAACTTAAGAATGAATCTTTAGCAATTATGTACTTAGAAAAAAATAACTTCGATGACATTTCAATCTTACAAAAGAAATTTGATTCTAAGATTAATGAATTGCTAAATTTAATTGCGAATGAGTCAACACATGCAGGTCTTTACGATCAAATGACTATGTTAGAGGAAAGTTTAAAAGATTTTAAAGAAGGAGTGAGCTTATTTAAAACTAATATCTCTAATATGCGAGTTAGTGAAACATACTTAACTAAAATATTGTTAAAAGACCTAGAAGTGAATTTAGAACTCGTAAGATTGATTAGAGTCGTTCTATATTCAAAAGTGGAGTCAATAACAACAATAGAAAAATTTAAAGAGCAAATTAGAATGAACGCTAAAGAACTAGACTCAGTAGAATATAAAAAGCTCTTGATTACAATTGATCATATTGACCAATATACAAAACATAGAAGAAATGTCCTATCTTCGCTTAATCAATTACTAGATACGCCTATTGAGAGCAATTTAGATGATATAGCTCTACTTTACAATAAATATGAAGTTGTTCTTGGAAAAGGTCTTACTTCAATATTGAAGATAAGCATAGCTTTGAATGCTGCTTTTTCACTACTTATATTCTATGTACTGATGAGGCTAAAGTCAGCTCGAACTCATAATCAAATGAAATCGAGTACCTCGGCAACAAGTGTTAATGAGATGACAACTATTTTTAGCTCCTTCAGTCATAGAGTTAAGAATCCAATGAATGGAATTTTAGGGATGATGTCATTATTAAAAGGAACAGAGCTAAGTGAAGAGCAATCTCAATATATCGATGGAATCGAATACTCATCTAACTATCTATCAAGATTGTTACACGATCTCGTAGAGTACTCAAGGTTGAAGTCAGCAGAGGCTAAAGTTAATTTTAAAACAACTGACTTTCTTAAAAAGAGTGAACAGTTGTTAAGTCCATGGAGAATAAAGGCGTCACAGAAAGGATTAAAGTTCATCGTTAAATCTAGTTCAGATTTCCCTGAAAAAGTATTCTTAGATTACGACAAGATTAGAATGGTTTGTGAGAACCTTATTGATAACGCTATAAAGTTTACTGATCAAGGTTCCATAAAAGTAACGATTGATTTTAATAAGATGGGTGAAGGACATGGGAAATTATCTATTATCATAAGTGATTCAGGTAAGGGATTAGATGAATATGAAGTTGAAAAACTAGTCCATAATAGTAATGTGAATAATAATAGTGAAGTAGATAACCACACAGGTTTAGGGCTAGCTATTTGTTATGAAATGATGAAACTTATGGGTGGTGATCTACTTGTCAGAAAGAGTGATCAAGGTGGAACTTGTATGCAAATAGAGTTGCAGGTTCAAATTGATAACTCTGTTTCTAAGGCAAAGTCAGCAAATACCACTAGCGTAAATTTAGAACATTATAAAATTTTGGTTGCTGAAGACGAGAAGATTAATCAAAAGGTTATCTATGGCCTTTTGAGCAAACTAAACCAAGATGTGACTATTGTAGAAAATGGTAGAGAGCTTATTGATGAATATAAACCAAATTACTACGACTTAATCTTTGTTGATATGATGATGCCGGAAGTAGATGGCCTAGAAGCTACTAGAGTATTAGTTGATAAGTTTGGTGAGAATCTCCCTCCAATAATTGCTCTAAGTGGTAATGAAAAGGACAAGTATTTAAATAAATGTCTCGAAGTCGGCATGGTTGACTTCATCAGTAAACCAATTAAGAAGGCCGATTTAAAAAATATCCTGATAAAGTATTGTAAGAAGGGCAGTAGGGAAAAAGTTGCTTGAATTTGTTAAGCTAATCTTGAAGTGAGTTTTATTAGGCGTTCTTTATAATTGATTTATGTTAATAAAAGTAAAGAAAGTCTATAAAAAATTTTTAAAAGAAGTTCATGAAGTTTATAGAACTCTTAGAAAGTCACAGAAAAGCCTGACTCCATTATGGTTGTCTTCAATGGCCATAAACTTTTCCGCACTAGCATTACCTCTTACAATGCTACAGGCCTATGATCGAATCCTACCGTATCATGGAGTAGGTACCTTACAATCATTAACCTTATTAATGGTCCTAATACTATGTTTAGAGTTCTTTTTAAAATACCTGCGATCGTACCTGACAGCTTGGGGAGGTAGTGTTTTTGAGCATAACTCAACTGTAGACTCTATGAATAAAATAATTCACTGCGACCTTGAAGAGTTTGAATCTTACGGTAGTAAAGAAATTCAAAATAAGTTTAATGAAATATCTAAGCTAAGAACATTTTTTAGCGGACAAGCTTTGACTACAATTGTTGATTTTCCATTTATCTTTGTATTTTTGTTTGTTATTTATCTTATTGGTGAGTCCCTTGTTATAATTCCAATTTTCTTTTTTCTATTAATTACTTATCTTGCTATTTTGATGGGAAAGAAAATTCGTATAGAGATGAAGGAAAAGTCGATAAGAGAGACAAAGATATTTAAGAATATCCTTGAGTCCTTTGACACAATCGAAGCAATTAAATGTAGTGGCCTAGAGAGTGAATTTAAAAAGAAGCATGAGTACCTTTTAGTTGATAATTTAAGCTCTAGCTATCAGGCACTCTTTTTCAATGGTCTTGCCTTCAATTTTGGTTTTGTCTTTAGTCAATTAATGACTATGGGAGTCTTAGGATTTGGTGCCTATAAAATTATCCATGGAGAATTAGGTGTCGGTGGTCTTGCAGCTTGTACAATACTTTCTGGAAGAATTATGCAACCAGTTCAAAAAATACTAGGTCTGTGGACTAGATTCCAAGGGTTAAATGTATCTTTTAAAAACTTAAAAGATATAAATAACTTGAGAACAGTTAAGCGAAAAAGATATGAGAATATTCCTATTCTGGGAAATGTGGAATTTAAAAATGTAGATCTCGAGTTCAATGATAGGCCATTGTTGAAGAATTTTAGTAGTTTTTTCGATGTTGGAGATATTGTTTACTTTAAGTGTTCTAATAATATAACTTCTTCACGAATTTGTGATGTTTTACTGGGAATTAGTGAAGTTGACTCAGGCGAAGTACTAATTGACCAAACTAATCCATATAATGTAGAAAATGCTTTTCACAAAGAGCATATCTCATATTTGTCTGCAAATAATTCATTGTTTAAGGGATCAATCCTTGAAAATGTTTCTGCCTTTGGGTCAATTAGTAAAGACCTTGCATTGGATAGTTGTACTCAGTTAGGATTAGACGATTTAATCTCTACATTGCCAATGGGATATGCAACCAAGCTTGAGAGCCTGGGATGTGATCCCATTAGTCCTGGGATAAAGCAGAAAGTCATGCTTTCAAGGGCCCTTGCTTCTCACGCAAAAATTCTAGTTTTTGATAATGCCGATATCGGTCTAGATCGTACAGGTTACAATAAGTTGTTTTCAATACTTGGTAAGAAAAGTACAGACAACTGTATTTTTATATTTAGTGATGATCATAACTTCACTTTCTTATCAAATATCACTGTGAATATTCTTGATGATGGCAAGTGGGAGATTGTTAAGACTAAACGCAAATTTGTACCTATTAACAAATTTCCTTCTAAGATAACGGATTATTATGAGCACATTATTTAATTATTTCCGTTACGGGAGTGACTTTTTCAGTTTTCTTGGTGTTGATGACGAGGAAGTTGTTTGTAGTAGTTATTCTAATTGTATTAGTCCTTTACTCTTCTATTTAGGTTGGAGAGGTGACAAACGATTGTTAATCGATTTATTACCTCGTGAGCATCAAAATCTTAGTGATGTTCAGATTATAAATTTATTCTTTGATTTAGGATATAGTGTCTCTGAGTTTGAAGTAGATCTTTTCTATTTTGAAGGAAAGCAAGTTCCAGCATTGTTTATTCCTCATGATGATGAGAATCGTCCTCTTGTTATTATAGAAAAAAGGAAAGACAAGTGGAAGGTTTTTGATAGTAAAATTCAAGACATTATCGATTTACCAGCTAGTCGTAATACTTATGGAAGAATATTGCTATTCAGTGAAGATAAAGATAGTGAACAAGCTAGTGCTGACTCTTTGACTAACGAAAAATTCTTTCCTCGATGGATGAATCATATAATATTTCGACATGAGTATAAATGGTACTTAGTTATACTCTATACTTTCTTTATAAATTTATCGACGATAACAACTCCAATTTTTGTTATGGTTATCTATGACAAGGTTGTTGGGTCTAAAGATCTCTTGACCTTGAAAGGAATTATTCTAGGATTATTTCTATCTGTAGTATTTGAGGCTATTTTTAGATATTTAAGATTGAAGGTTCTGTGTTGGATTGCTGTTCGTATGGATTTTCAAATTTCGAAGGCCTTATATTCGAAACTTATCCATTTTCCCTATTTACATTTAGAAGGTTCTAAAACTTCTACTCACGTTAATAGAACAAATCTATTTGAATCTATAAAAGAATTTATAGTTTCTCCTCCAGGTCAAATGTTGTTAGATATACCTGCAATTATATTGTACTTATTAGTGATTTGGATTCTTGCAGGTCGATTAGTCTTAGTGCCTATAGGACTTATATTTATTTATACGATACTTATTTTCTTTGTAAGAGAGAAACAAGTATTTATCAACGAGCAAGGTGGAAATTTTAATAGCAAGAGAACTGATATAATTGAGGAGATTATTTATCAAGTAAAGAACCTAAGAAAGTCTGGCCTAAGTGATATTTGGTCATTGAGGTTAGAGAATATTTCTGGAAATTCCTCTTTTTATAAATTCAAAACTTCGTTATTTGTATCTAATATCGAAAATATTTGTTATTTCCTCTCAATGCTTGCTGGACTAGTTACTCTTGTCCTTGGAGTTACACTCGTATGGGAAGAGGTTCTCACTATTGGAGGGCTAATAGGTACAATGATGCTTATTTGGCGAGTGATCTCTCCTTTACAATCCTTTGCCACAACATCAGGTCGCTTTTTTGAAATGAATAATACGATGAAACGAATTCATAAGATACTGACTTATGAAACTGAATCTGATCCTACCATGGTTCAAATTGCACATACTCCTAATGACGGATCTATAAGTTTTAAAAATGTTGGTCTTAAATTTCAAGGTAGTAAAGATTCAATTCTTAGTGGTTTTACTATGGAGGTGAAATCTGGTGACTTTGTCACGCTAAGTGGTGCCAGTGGCAGTGGAAAGACATCTGTCTTAAAACTTATCAATTCCGTCTATATTGCTCAGATGGGGAGCATTTCGATTGGTGGTATTAATCAAAAGCAAATGAATGAAGTTTTACTACGAAGATCTATTGGTTATATAGGGGAAGAGTATAAAATATTTGAAGGTACATTAAGAGAAAATCTCAAGGTTATTAATCCTAGTGCCACTGATAAAGACATTATTCAATGCTTGGTTGAATCTGGAGCTTGGAAGAATATCTCTAAGTTTGATAAGGGGCTTGATTTTCAACTTTCTGCAAATGACTCATCCTTACCAATGTCGCTCAAGTACCAAATTTGTTTAGCTAGAGAGTTACTAAAAAAATCTAAGATTATTCTATTAGACCAACTTGATAACTCTTTATTTTCGTCAGATTGTATTGATGATCTTACTCGTATTATTGATAAGAATAGAGGGAAAGTGACGATTGTTCTTGTTACTAATAGAAATGATTTAATTAGTAAGTCAGATATGTTCATAGCCTTGCTAGGTGCAGGCCAAGCGGTAGCAGGTCCACCAAAAGATCTTATAAAGGCATTAAAGAAAAATGGGATAAGTCTAATATGAAGAAGAAAGTTATTAAATACTTTGAGTCTATATTTTTTGAGTTCTTTACAAAAAGTAGTCGAGACGAGCAACTCAAGTCTCTTTCAAAGTCTAATCTACTCAAAGAAAGCTCTCCACCATTTATTATTAGCTTTTCGATTTACATAATTTGCCTTGGCTTCTTTATTCTTTTGATGTGGGCAGGACTCACTGATGTTAAGGAGGTCGTTAGGGCAGAGGGACGAGTTGTTCCAGTTGGTGAGATTAAGAAAGTCCAACATCTTGAAGGTGGAATAATTAAAGAAATTCTTGTTCGTGATGGAGATAGGGTTAAAGAAGGTCAAGTTTTAATCGTATTGATGAATAACTCAGCTTATGCTGATCTTGATAGGTTCAACCATAATGCAGCATCTATATCTATGGATATTGAACGAATTAGTTCTTTTCTTGGGAATAGAGAGCCTAATTTTAGAAAACTTTCATCCTTTGATGAAGAAAAGATCAAAGAACAAGAGAGCTTATTCAGTGCTATGAGAAAGAGCTATCTTGACGAAGTAAATGTACTAAGAAAGCAGCTTGAGCAAAAGAACGACTTTATTAATGTTTTAAGAAATAAGCAGGAAAATACTTTAAAGTCCTATAGAGTCTCTAAAGAATATTATCTTCATCTGGAAAGCCTTTATAAAAAGAGACTTGTTTCTAAATCAGATTATTTATCTGCCAAAAAGGAAAAGTTAAATCATTGGGGAAGATACTCTGATCTAAAAACTGAACTTGTACAGGCCGAGAACTCTGCTGAAGAATTTCGCTCTAGACTTTCGTCCTTAGAGTTATCTACTAGGGAAGAGATGCTACAAAAGTTAGATCAACTAAGACGTGATGAAAGTGAAAATAGTAAGAATATCAGTAAACTCAGTGCTCTTATTGAAAGACTGTATATCAGAAGTCCCGTGTCTGGACATGTAAAAGGAAGTCAGGCCAGTACTTTAGGTTCTGTTGTTGTTCCTGGCCGTACTATTTTAGAGATTGTCCCAAGTAATACACCACTAGAAGTGCAGTTGAAGGTTTCTCCAAAAGATATTGGCCATGTTAGTGTTGGTTCGAAAGGACTAGTTAAAATATCTGCTTTCGATTTTTCTCGCTTTGGATCTGTTGATACTCTTGTAAGTTCTGTATCTGCATCTTCTTTCGATGATGATAAATTTGGAATTCATTATCAGGTAAAGATGAAATTGTTGAAAAAGTATGTCGGAACAAACCCTCATGTAAATATCGTTCAACCCGGAATGACTGTCGAGGGATCAATCTTCGTAGGGGAGAAGACAATTCTGCAATATTTATTGAAACCAATACATAACTCTTTAGCGACTGCATTTACGGAGAAGTGATGAGAAAGATTTTATTAATTGAAGATGATGACGAAATTGTTGAGCTAATTAGAAGTATTTTAAAAAATGAACTCGTAGAAATTATTCATGTCAATGATGGAAGTGAGGGACTTGAAACAATTTTAGAACAGCACGATAATTTAGACCTTGTCATTGTCGATCGTGTTCTTCCTGGTCTCGATGGTATTGAGCTATTGAAGAAAGTTAGACTTAGTAATAAAAATATACAAACGCCTATTGTTATGTCTACTTCCTCTGCTAAAGATGATCAGGTCTCCCAAGGAATTCAAGCAGGCGCTTTTTATTATTTAATAAAGCCTTTACGTAAGAAAAGTTTCTTAACGGTCGTAAATAGAGCATTTAATCACATCGACAATATTAGGAGTGGACATAAGTATTACTCATCATTTAGAAGTGGTTTATCGTATTTTACAAATGCACAAGCGAAGATAAAGTCTCATCGTAATGTTTTAGATTTATCCTTTTCACTTTCTTTTTTATTTGATGATGCTCCTAGCGCATTTCGTGGAATTTATGAGTTACTACTTAACTCTGTGGAGCATGGTTTATATAAGCTTGGTAGTGGTAAAAGTAAACTCGTAGATCAAAATAAGTATAACGACTTTCTTGAACAGTCAGAAAATTCAACCCCCTTAGAAGTTAATGTGTCTGTCTCAAGAGAAGGGGATACAACAAAAATTACAATTGATGATCCTGGGGAGGGTTTTGCTTGGGAGAATTACTTAACATTAGATCCTGCAAGTTCGAACTCTTCTAGTGGGCGAGGAATTGCTTATGCTACCCAAGTCTGTTTTGATGAAATTACTTTTAATAAGAAAGGAAATCAGGTCACTGCAGTAATGAGAAACTCAGGTACTAAAATATGAAATTGTTAATATATTTTAACAATTGAACGAGAATTTAGGTGTTTATATATCTCTAGATTCATACTTCATAACAACTTACTTGATATTATTAAAAAAACTTAATTAGGTGATATATATGGCAAAAGATGAGGAACTACTTAAAACAAAAGAGCTGACTCTTGATGAACTTGAGTTTAATTCTTCTGATACTTCAATATCACCATTAGATAATAGTGCTCCATCTAATATTTTTGGAAAAAGCTCCGGTGTTATTGATGATGTTGGAGGAATATCAAATTTTAATGTTGGTTCTGATATTGCAAAAAAACAGAGTGGTTTTACTTCGCAGGATTCGGCCATTCAAAATTCAATTAGTTCTAACGAAATAGAGTCTGAGCTTGAAAGTTATATTTTTAACGAAATCGCTGGCCTTGATAATGCTCCTTTGACTGATCAACAAAGAAGTTTTCTTTTGAGTTTAAATCAAGATCAACGTGAACTTCTTATAAATCAAGTATATGAAAATAATTCAGACATAGAAAATTTACTTCCAAGGGAAGAGTTGAGTCTTTTTGATGAGTTTTCATCTGCTGATGATAATATAGGCCTTAGGCAAAAGGCAGCTCCAGATCAACGGCAAAGTACTAGTACTAATTTAGATAATACAGCGGATTCGATATCAACTGGTGGCAATGCTCCTAATGGCCCAGTTGATGATCAATTA
Above is a genomic segment from Halobacteriovorax sp. HLS containing:
- a CDS encoding cytochrome-c peroxidase, producing MITIFLILLIGHAIGDNSFTVKEEVAFIPATEYLLGKKIFEDRSLSSDKSISCNSCHDLSNYGVDGKRFSKGPNSSENYINTPSIYHLSQTNYFFTDGRETTLSGAISSEIENYQRMNSTWEEFLDKMKSNQSYEESFRNIYGQKITKELVLHVLEGFLMSLDLGRSKFDEHLIDKVKLSKEELNGLSRFKELGCIHCHNGVNLGANNFSSRGVFMEYLDSRSKVIKNHEYGRYNATRKEEDKYLFKVPSLRNIEYTSPYFYFGNIDSLYEAIALKIKAHNGIEPSDKDINAIIIFLRTLSSKKKVDHEK
- a CDS encoding response regulator; this translates as MKSKYKKILLLISIFFVIGNIFVFRLKASDHNSDRLNFLANESRLSISKLKNESLAIMYLEKNNFDDISILQKKFDSKINELLNLIANESTHAGLYDQMTMLEESLKDFKEGVSLFKTNISNMRVSETYLTKILLKDLEVNLELVRLIRVVLYSKVESITTIEKFKEQIRMNAKELDSVEYKKLLITIDHIDQYTKHRRNVLSSLNQLLDTPIESNLDDIALLYNKYEVVLGKGLTSILKISIALNAAFSLLIFYVLMRLKSARTHNQMKSSTSATSVNEMTTIFSSFSHRVKNPMNGILGMMSLLKGTELSEEQSQYIDGIEYSSNYLSRLLHDLVEYSRLKSAEAKVNFKTTDFLKKSEQLLSPWRIKASQKGLKFIVKSSSDFPEKVFLDYDKIRMVCENLIDNAIKFTDQGSIKVTIDFNKMGEGHGKLSIIISDSGKGLDEYEVEKLVHNSNVNNNSEVDNHTGLGLAICYEMMKLMGGDLLVRKSDQGGTCMQIELQVQIDNSVSKAKSANTTSVNLEHYKILVAEDEKINQKVIYGLLSKLNQDVTIVENGRELIDEYKPNYYDLIFVDMMMPEVDGLEATRVLVDKFGENLPPIIALSGNEKDKYLNKCLEVGMVDFISKPIKKADLKNILIKYCKKGSREKVA
- a CDS encoding ABC transporter transmembrane domain-containing protein — translated: MLIKVKKVYKKFLKEVHEVYRTLRKSQKSLTPLWLSSMAINFSALALPLTMLQAYDRILPYHGVGTLQSLTLLMVLILCLEFFLKYLRSYLTAWGGSVFEHNSTVDSMNKIIHCDLEEFESYGSKEIQNKFNEISKLRTFFSGQALTTIVDFPFIFVFLFVIYLIGESLVIIPIFFFLLITYLAILMGKKIRIEMKEKSIRETKIFKNILESFDTIEAIKCSGLESEFKKKHEYLLVDNLSSSYQALFFNGLAFNFGFVFSQLMTMGVLGFGAYKIIHGELGVGGLAACTILSGRIMQPVQKILGLWTRFQGLNVSFKNLKDINNLRTVKRKRYENIPILGNVEFKNVDLEFNDRPLLKNFSSFFDVGDIVYFKCSNNITSSRICDVLLGISEVDSGEVLIDQTNPYNVENAFHKEHISYLSANNSLFKGSILENVSAFGSISKDLALDSCTQLGLDDLISTLPMGYATKLESLGCDPISPGIKQKVMLSRALASHAKILVFDNADIGLDRTGYNKLFSILGKKSTDNCIFIFSDDHNFTFLSNITVNILDDGKWEIVKTKRKFVPINKFPSKITDYYEHII
- a CDS encoding peptidase domain-containing ABC transporter, which codes for MSTLFNYFRYGSDFFSFLGVDDEEVVCSSYSNCISPLLFYLGWRGDKRLLIDLLPREHQNLSDVQIINLFFDLGYSVSEFEVDLFYFEGKQVPALFIPHDDENRPLVIIEKRKDKWKVFDSKIQDIIDLPASRNTYGRILLFSEDKDSEQASADSLTNEKFFPRWMNHIIFRHEYKWYLVILYTFFINLSTITTPIFVMVIYDKVVGSKDLLTLKGIILGLFLSVVFEAIFRYLRLKVLCWIAVRMDFQISKALYSKLIHFPYLHLEGSKTSTHVNRTNLFESIKEFIVSPPGQMLLDIPAIILYLLVIWILAGRLVLVPIGLIFIYTILIFFVREKQVFINEQGGNFNSKRTDIIEEIIYQVKNLRKSGLSDIWSLRLENISGNSSFYKFKTSLFVSNIENICYFLSMLAGLVTLVLGVTLVWEEVLTIGGLIGTMMLIWRVISPLQSFATTSGRFFEMNNTMKRIHKILTYETESDPTMVQIAHTPNDGSISFKNVGLKFQGSKDSILSGFTMEVKSGDFVTLSGASGSGKTSVLKLINSVYIAQMGSISIGGINQKQMNEVLLRRSIGYIGEEYKIFEGTLRENLKVINPSATDKDIIQCLVESGAWKNISKFDKGLDFQLSANDSSLPMSLKYQICLARELLKKSKIILLDQLDNSLFSSDCIDDLTRIIDKNRGKVTIVLVTNRNDLISKSDMFIALLGAGQAVAGPPKDLIKALKKNGISLI
- a CDS encoding HlyD family type I secretion periplasmic adaptor subunit, which gives rise to MKKKVIKYFESIFFEFFTKSSRDEQLKSLSKSNLLKESSPPFIISFSIYIICLGFFILLMWAGLTDVKEVVRAEGRVVPVGEIKKVQHLEGGIIKEILVRDGDRVKEGQVLIVLMNNSAYADLDRFNHNAASISMDIERISSFLGNREPNFRKLSSFDEEKIKEQESLFSAMRKSYLDEVNVLRKQLEQKNDFINVLRNKQENTLKSYRVSKEYYLHLESLYKKRLVSKSDYLSAKKEKLNHWGRYSDLKTELVQAENSAEEFRSRLSSLELSTREEMLQKLDQLRRDESENSKNISKLSALIERLYIRSPVSGHVKGSQASTLGSVVVPGRTILEIVPSNTPLEVQLKVSPKDIGHVSVGSKGLVKISAFDFSRFGSVDTLVSSVSASSFDDDKFGIHYQVKMKLLKKYVGTNPHVNIVQPGMTVEGSIFVGEKTILQYLLKPIHNSLATAFTEK
- a CDS encoding response regulator; the protein is MRKILLIEDDDEIVELIRSILKNELVEIIHVNDGSEGLETILEQHDNLDLVIVDRVLPGLDGIELLKKVRLSNKNIQTPIVMSTSSAKDDQVSQGIQAGAFYYLIKPLRKKSFLTVVNRAFNHIDNIRSGHKYYSSFRSGLSYFTNAQAKIKSHRNVLDLSFSLSFLFDDAPSAFRGIYELLLNSVEHGLYKLGSGKSKLVDQNKYNDFLEQSENSTPLEVNVSVSREGDTTKITIDDPGEGFAWENYLTLDPASSNSSSGRGIAYATQVCFDEITFNKKGNQVTAVMRNSGTKI